A single Musa acuminata AAA Group cultivar baxijiao chromosome BXJ2-1, Cavendish_Baxijiao_AAA, whole genome shotgun sequence DNA region contains:
- the LOC103985417 gene encoding plastocyanin, with protein sequence MASMTTTAVTIPSFTGLKATAARSGAIVAVAGPRAKVAGVSARASLKEVKVAAVAAAAAASALLATGNALALEVLLGGNDGSLAFVPGEFSVAAGEAIVFKNNQAFPHNVIFDEDEIPKGVDAAAISMSEEDLLNAPGETYSVTLNEKGTYTFYCSPHQGAGMVGKVTVN encoded by the coding sequence ATGGCCAGCATGACCACCACAGCAGTCACCATCCCCTCCTTCACCGGTCTCAAGGCAACCGCCGCAAGGTCCGGCGCCATCGTTGCCGTGGCGGGCCCCAGGGCGAAGGTGGCCGGCGTGTCCGCGAGGGCCTCCCTCAAGGAGGTGAAAGTGGCGGCCGTGGCCGCGGCCGCGGCCGCCAGCGCGCTGCTCGCGACGGGCAACGCGCTGGCCCTCGAGGTGCTGCTGGGGGGCAACGACGGGTCGCTGGCCTTCGTGCCAGGCGAGTTCAGCGTGGCCGCCGGGGAGGCGATCGTGTTCAAGAACAACCAGGCCTTCCCCCACAACGTCAtcttcgacgaggacgagatcccCAAGGGCGTCGACGCCGCGGCCATCTCCATGAGCGAGGAGGACCTACTCAACGCCCCCGGGGAGACCTACTCGGTGACCTTGAACGAGAAGGGCACCTACACCTTCTACTGCTCGCCGCACCAGGGAGCAGGAATGGTCGGAAAAGTCACAGTCAACTGA